ATCACGCTGGGGCGCACCAACATCATCGAAGGCTCGGACGTGGTCACGATCAACGGACAGCCGCTGGCGAGGGGCCGCGACTACAACATCGACTACGACCTCGGGCGGGTGACGCTGATCCGCCAGCTCGGACCTTCCGACAATCTCAACATCGACTACTCCTACGCGCCGCTCTTCCAGCAGGCGGGGCGCACCTTGATCGGCAACGCCTTCCGCTGGGAAGGCCGCGACAAGAGCTTCGGCGGCGCCTTCATGTACGAGAGCAAGGGCGCCCAGGACCAGCGGCCGCGACTGGGCGAGGAGCCCTCGCGGGTCATGATCGGCGACCTGAACACGGAGTGGCGTTTCAAGCCGAGCTGGGTCACCCGGCTGGTCGATCTGCTGCCCCTGGTCCGCACCTCCACACCCTCCGAGCTGAACATCCAGGCCGAGGTGGGAGGGTCCCTGCCCAACCCGAACACCAAGAACGAGATCTTCATCGACGACATGGAAGGGGTGCGCGACGCGGTCTCCCTCTCGCTCGGCCCCCAGCGCTGGACGCTCACCAGCATTCCGCTGCGGGACCCCGGGACAACCCAGCTGATCGATGATCCCGCCCTGCCCGCCTTCCAGAAGAACGTCGAGCTCCACTGGTACTCGCCGCTCAACGTGGTCCACGAGCGCGACCTCAAGCCCACGCTCGACGATGCCCAGGGGGCCCAGAACTCCCGGCAGGTTCTGGCCCTTTCGCTGCCGAGGCGACCGAAAGCATACGAGCCTCCCGTCCAGCCGCTCTGGGCGGGGCTCACCTACCTCCTGGACCCGAACGGAATCGACCTCACCCGCTCGCAGTTCATCGAGCTCTGGGTGAACGACTTCCGTGACTTTCACAACAGCCGCGGCGCGTTCCCGGTCGACCGGGTCCGCGGCAAGCACGTGAAGCTCCACATCGATCTCGGGAGGGTCTCCGAGAACCAGCAGAGGGCGCCCAACATTCCGCCCAACACACAGCTTCTCGATTCGGAGGATCGCGCGCCCTACGACGATCAGCTGGTGGTGACGGACGAAAAGAACGAGGACACCGGGCTCGACAATCGGCTGTCCCCGGAGACGGCGCTCGATTTTCCTGGATCGCTTCCCGAGACATTGGCCGTCGCCCCGAACGAAGGGCCGGATCTCACGACCGTTACGTCGTTCGACCCTGAAGGGGACGACTTCGCCCAGCCGAATACGAACTACACGGACTGGGCCCCCCGGAAGTGGCGGTACACTAATGGAACCGAGGGGAACAAGAACATCCGGCCGCTGCCGGACTCGGAGAGCCTGGAAGGCGGCCGCACGTTGGACACCAAGCAGGACTACTACGAGTACACGATCGACCTGGGGGACAGCCTCCACCGCTACCTGGTGACCGAGGTCTACAGGCCCGGTGCAAGCTACCGCGACGGTGATCCGATCCCCATCGACAACGGCTGGCGCCGTTACCGCATCCCCATCGGCGATTCGCTGCGAACGACGTTCGGCGCTCCCGACCTGCGCCTTTCGAAGCACGTTCGCCTGTGGCTCGAGGACGTCACCGAGGTCGACCCCCCGGAACTTCCCGACGACAGCGAGGGCAAGCACGACGGGCGGCCGTTCCTCGTGATCGGAGGAATCGAGATCGTCGGCAGCCGGTGGGTGGCTTCCGACCTCGACACGAAAACGCGTGAGGGCGGGACCACGATGACGCTGAACAGCGTGAACAGCGTGGACAACGCCGACGTCTACGTTCCCCCCTTCGACCCGGGGGAGACCCGGAGCGGCAATCAGGAAGTCACCCGCCGCGAGCAGTCGATGGCCATGGAGTTCACCGAGCTGGCCTTCCCGGACACGCTCGAGGCCTACAAGACCTTCTCGCTCGACGAGGACTACAGCCGCTACGGGAAGCTCGACTTCTACGCCGCGGGATTCGAGATCGACGGCCCCGGCGGTTACGACCCGGTCGGGGACGCGCTCGACTACTTCGTGCGCTTCGCGTCGGACGAGAAGGGGACCAGCTACTACGAGTACCGTTCGCGCATGCCGCCCTCGTCCTCTCCGCAGCGCATCCAGTGGCGGCGCGTCACGCTCAACCTCACGGATCTCTCGAATCTGAAGCTCAACCCGGACTTTCCGACGACCGGGGAGATTCTCTACCGGGCGCCGGGCAAGCAGCCGGGAGAGGAATACGTCATCAAGGGCCGGCCGTCCTTCACCCGGCTACGGCGCATCTCGTTCGGCGTCATCAACAACTCGGGAAAACGGTTCCAGACCGGTCAGCTCTGGCTCGACGAGCTGCGCGGCGCGGACATCGCCAAGGACCCGGGGCGCGCGCAGCGCGTCAACGTCAATGGCCGGTTCGCCAACCTGATGACGTACAACCTCGCCTGGAACGGACGCGACGAGAACTTCCAGCAGGTGGGTGAGACGCGGGGCATCGGCAGCTCCAACAATCAGCTCAGCTTCCAGACCGGATTCGAGCTCCATCGCTTCTTCGAGTCCACGCGGATCCTGCTGCCCATCAACTACAGCTTCAACAGCAGCGGATCGAAGCCCCGCTACACGGCGGGCGACGACGTGGTGAGGACGGGCCCGCTGGCCGAAGCCAGCGACACGTACTCGGAGTCGCGGACGTATTCGGCGAGCTACTCGCGCGCCTGGAGCGACCGCATCAATCCTCTGGTCAAGCTCACGCTCGCCGGGCTGAGCGGCAACATCAGCCACGCCCGGACCGACAGCCGAAACCCGGTCACGACCGACGATTCGCGGTCGACGCAGGCGCAGGTCAACTACAGCGTCGCCCCGCGCCAGATGCTCAAGGTTCCGCTGCCCCTCACCAAGGCGAGCTTCTTCCCGCTGCCCGAGCGGTTCTACTGGAACTACTCCATGCAGGAGGCGCAAGGCATCAGCTTCCAGCGGCTGCCCGACAGCAACGGCGTGCGCATTCCGCTGCGCAATGCCTCCGGTCGTCAGGCGGGGATCAACTTCGGCGCCGACATGCGCCCCTTCGACTTCTTCCACCACAGCTTCAATGCCAACCGGAATCTCCAGCTGCCCCGGCAGTTCACCGAGCGCATCGGCTCCATCAACATGGGGCGCGTGGTGAACTGGAGCCAGCAGATGGACGCCCGCTTCCAGACCCAGAGGTACGGGCCGTGGCTGAATCCGAACTTTTCGTGGAGCGCGCGCTACGGCCAGAACAACGGGCCCGAGCTGTCTCCCAGCCTGGAGGTGCGCGCGATCACCAACAGCCAGACCATGAGCGCGAGCTGGTCGCTGCCCTTCGACCAGCTGAAGTTCCCGAAGAACCAGCCACTCGCCCCGAGTCCCCCTCAGCCGCCTGGGGGCAGGGATTCGCTGGCCGCCGGGCTTTCGGGAGGAAGCCGCCCGACGAGCTCCGCGCCTCGCGGTGTCCCGTTGTGGCGCCGGTTCATGTCGAGACTCGGTCCGGTGACCACGGACGCGTCGTTCGCCTCGAACAGCGGACACTCGAGGATGCGCGGAACGCCGGACTTGTTCTACCTCATGGGATTCAAGCAGGACCCCGGTTTCTCCGACACCACCAACGCGGTTCGGGCCGACTTCGGCAACCGCAGCGACGAGCGCACCGAGTGGCGGGCAGGGGGCAATACCACGCTGGATCTGGGCTTCGGCGCCACTCTGCTCACCCGCGGGGACTATTCGGAGGTGCAGAGCAAGTCGAACGGCGTGCCCAACAAGAGCAACCGGATCCGCTTCCCCGAGCTCGATTTCAATTACGGCCGCGTTCCCGACTTGATCGGCCTCAAGACATTCCTGGTGAACCCGCGGCTCAAGACGGCGTACAGTCGCTCGCAGGTGATCGACTTCGCGAACAGCGATCAGCCTACGAACGTGTCTTCGAGCAGCCAGTGGCAGCCGCTGATCGAGGTCGCAGGCGATCTGAAGAACGGGACTCGCGCGCTCGTGCGCATCGAACGCCGGATCACGCAGACCGAGAACCGCCTCATCGGGCACTCGATACAAACCGACCGCAACACCAACTTGAACTTCAGTCTCAATCGCGCGTACTCGAAGGGGCAGAAGGTGTCGATCCTCGGCAAGGAGACCACGGTGCGGAGCAACGTGAACCTCGGCCTTTCCGGGGCCTATGAGCGGCAGTCGGGCGAGACGAAGCAGGACGGACAGGTTGGCGTGCAGAACCAGGTCTCCCGCGACCGCGTCTCGATCAACGCGCAGGGCGGCTACTCCTTCAGCAACAACCTCACGGGGAACCTCGAGCTCGGCTTCGGGCAGAATCGAAATCTGGTGATCGGGCAGGTCACCCGCAGCGTGCGCGTCGAGCTGCGAGCGCAATTCACCTTCTAGACGCATGCGGCCGCGCGGGCGCTGGGCGTGGGTCCTGACGCTCGCCGTCCTGCCCTCGGCCTGCGCCGACGCCGACTTCCCGGTCGATGGTGCGCGCGCCCATCGTCGCGTGGTGTTCCAGGTGGATGCCGGTCCGCGCATCCCCGGGACTCCAGGGCACCGCGCCGTGCGTCAGTGGATCGCCGCCGAGCTCGCCCGTCTTGGCGGCCAGGTGCGGCTCCAGACCTTCGTCGACTCCACGCTCGGCGCTCCGGAGTCGCTCACCAACCTGATCGGCCGCTGGGAACCGAAGCGCGGCGCCGATCGTCCGCCGCTGGTCCTGTGCGCGCATTACGACACCCGCCACATCGCCGACCAGGATCCCGACAGCGCGCGGCGAGGCATGCCGGTTCCGGGCGCCAACGACGGCGGATCCGGCGTCGCGGTGCTCCTCGAAGTCGCGGAGCTGCTGGCGAAGCGACCCCCGCCGCGGACCATCGAGCTGGTGTTCTTCGACGGCGAAGACCAGGGCCGGACCAGCCAGGCCGAGACGTACTCGCGCGGCGCGCGCGGTTACGCGGCGCGACTGGAAACCAAGCCACGCGCCGCCGTCCTCTTCGACATGGTCGGCGACCGCGATCTGGCCATCCATCCCGAGATCAATTCGGTCGAGCGCGCGGCGAGCCTGGCGTCGTTGGTGGTGACCGCCGCCCGCGCGGTGCGCGCGCAGCACTTCTTCGACGAGCCGCGCTATCACATGACCGACGACCACATCCCGCTCCTGGATGCCGGGATCCCGGCGGTCGACGTCATCGACTTCGATTATCCCGCCTGGCACACCACCCAGGATCTTCCCGATCAAGTCGCGCCGGAGAGCCTGGCCGAGGTCGCCCGCGTGGCGGCCTGGCTGGTCTACCAGAGCCCGCTCGCCAAAGCCCCATAGGGCGCTGTTTCCCGCGCAGGAGTAGGGTTTCCGGCACGTCCTTTCCCGGCGGGCCGGGGGGGATAGCGCTTGCCCGAATTGGACCCCTCCGTTAATGTGCCGGGTTGGAGTGGGGTTGCTGCGACCACTCCGTTTTTGTCTTTTCCGGGGAGTGTCGAGTGGAAGTACGGGAAGAGGTGCGCCAGCTCGCGCATACGCTGGCCGAGGAAGAAGGCTACGAGTTGGTCGACGTCGAGTTGCTGGTGCTGGGAGGGCGGCGCGTGGTTCGAGTGCTGCTCGACCGCCCGGGAGGCGTGCGCGTCTCCGACTGCGCGGCCTTCAGCCGGAGGCTCTCGGATTGTCTCGATATGAACCAGACAGTCCAGGGCCGCTACTCGCTCGAGGTCAGCTCACCCGGCATCGACCGGCCGTTGACGTCGCTGGAGAGCGTCGCCCGATTCGTCGGGCAGCGAGCGGCCTTCACCACCTATGAGGCGGTGGAAGGCCGGAGGCACTACGAAGGTCAGATCCTCGGTCCCGAAGGCGCGCGGGCCGGTCTCAGGACCGACGACGGTCAGGAACACTGGTTCGAGTGGAGCCAGCTGAAGGACGCCCATCTGGTGGTGGATCCGTGGGCGGAAGCGAAGCAACGAACGGGAGAGCGGCGATGAACTACGAGATTCTCGATGCGCTGAGCCAGATCACGCGCGAGAAGAGCGTGGACCGCGCCCTCCTGGTGGAGACGCTGGAGCAGGGGCTGGCCTCGGCCGTGCGCAAGAAGCACGGCGCGACGGCGGACGTCGAAGTCAAGTTCGCGAACGACACCGGCTCGATCTCGGTGGCGCTGCGCAAGACCGTGGTCGAGACCATCGAGGATTCGGCATTGCAGCTGACCGTCGAGCAGGCCAGGACGTTCAAGCCGGACGCGCGCGTGGGCGACATCCTGACCTTCCCGCTCTCGATCGCGGAGTTCGGACGCAATGCCATCCAGACCGCGAAGCAGGTGCTCATCCAGCGGGTGCGCGAAGCCGAGCGGGAGCGTGTCTACAAGGAGTACGCGGACAAGATCGGCATCCTGGTGCGCGGCGTGGTCCAGCAGGTCGATCGCGGCAACGTCATCGTCAAGCTCGATCACTCGGAGGGCTTCCTGCCGGCGCGGGAGCAGATCCCGCGCTCGTATCACCGCCAGGGCGATTACGTCCGCGCGGTGGTGATCGCGGTCGACAAGTCGGCGAAGGGCCCGCAGGTGATCCTGTCGCGCACGCATCCCGATTTCCTGCGCCGGCTCTTCGAGAGCGAGGTGCCGGAGATCGCCGAGAGCATCGTCGAGATCAAGGCGGTGGCGAGGGAAGCCGGGTTCCGCTCGAAGATCTCGGTGTACTCGACCGACCCGCGGGTCGACGCGGTGGGCTCGTGCGTCGGTCTCAAGGGCTCGCGCGTGCAGAGCATCGTGCGGGAGCTGGGCGGCGAGCGCATCGACATCGTGCCCTGGTCGCAGGATCCCACGGTGTTCGTGTCGCGCGCGCTGTCGCCCGCCAAGGTCATGGACGTCAAGGTGCACGACGAGGACAAGCGCATGCTGGTGGTGGTCGCCGACGACCAGCTCTCGCTGGCGATCGGCAAGGGCGGCCAGAACGCGCGCCTCGCCGCGCGGCTGACCGGGTGGAAGATCGACCTGGTCTCCAAGTCCGACCAGAAGAAGCGCGAGGAGATCCAGAAGTCGACGCGCGTCGAGGTCGAGAAGCTCGAGCTCGGCGAAGCCACCACCGAGAAGCTCATCAGCGCCGGCATCGAGACGGTGCAGGAGCTGGTCGCGGCTTCGCTGCAGCACCTGACCGAGATTCCGGGCATCGGCGAGAAGACGGCGGAGCGCATCCTGGCCGCCGGTCACGAATATCTGGCGGCCCATCCCGTGGCGCCGCCGGCGGCGGAGCTCGAGTTCACACCCGAGATGGAGGCTCAAGCGGCCCCTGCCGAGACGGAGGCCGAGGCCGACCGTCCGGTGGAGAGCGCGAGCCCCGCCGAAGACGGCGCGGCGCCGGTGGCGACCCCTGCCGAGGAACAGGAAGGGGAAGTCCGTGGCTAAAACTCCCGAGGTCAAGCGGCCGCGCGTCTACGAGGTGGCGAAGGATCTCGGCATGTCCAGCGAGGCGGTGCTGCAGATCGTTCGCCGGCTGGGCGCCGAAGTGAAGAACCACATGAGCACCGTGGCGGTCGAGATCGTCGAGAAGGTGAAGGGCGAGATCTCGCAGAAGGCCGCCGTGGTCAAGGAAGAACAGGCCCGCAAGCACGAGCTGGAGCTGCAGCGGGCGCGCGAAGAGCGTGCACGCGTCGCGGCCGCCGTGGCCGCGGCGCCCGCGCCACCGGCCGGCCAGGCTCAGACGTCGACGCCGGCGCGGCCCGCGACCCCGTCGCGTCCCACGCCGAGCGGGCCTT
The DNA window shown above is from Candidatus Eisenbacteria bacterium and carries:
- the nusA gene encoding transcription termination factor NusA; its protein translation is MNYEILDALSQITREKSVDRALLVETLEQGLASAVRKKHGATADVEVKFANDTGSISVALRKTVVETIEDSALQLTVEQARTFKPDARVGDILTFPLSIAEFGRNAIQTAKQVLIQRVREAERERVYKEYADKIGILVRGVVQQVDRGNVIVKLDHSEGFLPAREQIPRSYHRQGDYVRAVVIAVDKSAKGPQVILSRTHPDFLRRLFESEVPEIAESIVEIKAVAREAGFRSKISVYSTDPRVDAVGSCVGLKGSRVQSIVRELGGERIDIVPWSQDPTVFVSRALSPAKVMDVKVHDEDKRMLVVVADDQLSLAIGKGGQNARLAARLTGWKIDLVSKSDQKKREEIQKSTRVEVEKLELGEATTEKLISAGIETVQELVAASLQHLTEIPGIGEKTAERILAAGHEYLAAHPVAPPAAELEFTPEMEAQAAPAETEAEADRPVESASPAEDGAAPVATPAEEQEGEVRG
- the sprA gene encoding cell surface protein SprA, whose product is ITLGRTNIIEGSDVVTINGQPLARGRDYNIDYDLGRVTLIRQLGPSDNLNIDYSYAPLFQQAGRTLIGNAFRWEGRDKSFGGAFMYESKGAQDQRPRLGEEPSRVMIGDLNTEWRFKPSWVTRLVDLLPLVRTSTPSELNIQAEVGGSLPNPNTKNEIFIDDMEGVRDAVSLSLGPQRWTLTSIPLRDPGTTQLIDDPALPAFQKNVELHWYSPLNVVHERDLKPTLDDAQGAQNSRQVLALSLPRRPKAYEPPVQPLWAGLTYLLDPNGIDLTRSQFIELWVNDFRDFHNSRGAFPVDRVRGKHVKLHIDLGRVSENQQRAPNIPPNTQLLDSEDRAPYDDQLVVTDEKNEDTGLDNRLSPETALDFPGSLPETLAVAPNEGPDLTTVTSFDPEGDDFAQPNTNYTDWAPRKWRYTNGTEGNKNIRPLPDSESLEGGRTLDTKQDYYEYTIDLGDSLHRYLVTEVYRPGASYRDGDPIPIDNGWRRYRIPIGDSLRTTFGAPDLRLSKHVRLWLEDVTEVDPPELPDDSEGKHDGRPFLVIGGIEIVGSRWVASDLDTKTREGGTTMTLNSVNSVDNADVYVPPFDPGETRSGNQEVTRREQSMAMEFTELAFPDTLEAYKTFSLDEDYSRYGKLDFYAAGFEIDGPGGYDPVGDALDYFVRFASDEKGTSYYEYRSRMPPSSSPQRIQWRRVTLNLTDLSNLKLNPDFPTTGEILYRAPGKQPGEEYVIKGRPSFTRLRRISFGVINNSGKRFQTGQLWLDELRGADIAKDPGRAQRVNVNGRFANLMTYNLAWNGRDENFQQVGETRGIGSSNNQLSFQTGFELHRFFESTRILLPINYSFNSSGSKPRYTAGDDVVRTGPLAEASDTYSESRTYSASYSRAWSDRINPLVKLTLAGLSGNISHARTDSRNPVTTDDSRSTQAQVNYSVAPRQMLKVPLPLTKASFFPLPERFYWNYSMQEAQGISFQRLPDSNGVRIPLRNASGRQAGINFGADMRPFDFFHHSFNANRNLQLPRQFTERIGSINMGRVVNWSQQMDARFQTQRYGPWLNPNFSWSARYGQNNGPELSPSLEVRAITNSQTMSASWSLPFDQLKFPKNQPLAPSPPQPPGGRDSLAAGLSGGSRPTSSAPRGVPLWRRFMSRLGPVTTDASFASNSGHSRMRGTPDLFYLMGFKQDPGFSDTTNAVRADFGNRSDERTEWRAGGNTTLDLGFGATLLTRGDYSEVQSKSNGVPNKSNRIRFPELDFNYGRVPDLIGLKTFLVNPRLKTAYSRSQVIDFANSDQPTNVSSSSQWQPLIEVAGDLKNGTRALVRIERRITQTENRLIGHSIQTDRNTNLNFSLNRAYSKGQKVSILGKETTVRSNVNLGLSGAYERQSGETKQDGQVGVQNQVSRDRVSINAQGGYSFSNNLTGNLELGFGQNRNLVIGQVTRSVRVELRAQFTF
- the rimP gene encoding ribosome maturation factor RimP, translated to MEVREEVRQLAHTLAEEEGYELVDVELLVLGGRRVVRVLLDRPGGVRVSDCAAFSRRLSDCLDMNQTVQGRYSLEVSSPGIDRPLTSLESVARFVGQRAAFTTYEAVEGRRHYEGQILGPEGARAGLRTDDGQEHWFEWSQLKDAHLVVDPWAEAKQRTGERR
- a CDS encoding M28 family peptidase, whose translation is MRPRGRWAWVLTLAVLPSACADADFPVDGARAHRRVVFQVDAGPRIPGTPGHRAVRQWIAAELARLGGQVRLQTFVDSTLGAPESLTNLIGRWEPKRGADRPPLVLCAHYDTRHIADQDPDSARRGMPVPGANDGGSGVAVLLEVAELLAKRPPPRTIELVFFDGEDQGRTSQAETYSRGARGYAARLETKPRAAVLFDMVGDRDLAIHPEINSVERAASLASLVVTAARAVRAQHFFDEPRYHMTDDHIPLLDAGIPAVDVIDFDYPAWHTTQDLPDQVAPESLAEVARVAAWLVYQSPLAKAP